The following coding sequences lie in one Arachis ipaensis cultivar K30076 chromosome B03, Araip1.1, whole genome shotgun sequence genomic window:
- the LOC107632284 gene encoding benzoate carboxyl methyltransferase-like: MDAQQVLHMNNGNGETSYANNSKFQKKVMVTAKPILEESIMRLYSVTPHPCCLKVADLGCSSGPNTLQVIYDIINIVDITTCNLNPKLPVFQFFLNDLFGNDFNTLFQSLSQFLKIIEEKKTHKFGPCFVYAAPGTFYSRLFPNNFLHLVHSSYSLHWLSQAPKELANKENIHLISTSPPEMHKAYREKFQKDFKLFLKLRSQELVPGGAMFLTLLGRDKTPVMRKAWELISTTLNDMVLENLTEAVKLESFNLPLYDSTIEEAKEVIEEEGSFTLLRLESVTLDWDAHINEDINDDNNELDLNMRAEFIAKYHRAVLEPLLKAQFGEELMDQLFLRFKNKVVQWLMEVPKKLIEGEEPMWDNIYLTRTSPVSMHKAYLEQFQKNWYQVVACF, encoded by the exons ATGGATGCCCAGCAAGTCCTCCACATGAACAATGGCAATGGAGAAACTAGCTACGCAAATAACTCTAAGTTTCAG AAAAAGGTAATGGTGACAGCAAAACCCATTCTAGAAGAGAGTATTATGAGGTTATATAGTGTTACTCCTCATCCTTGCTGTTTGAAGGTGGCTGATTTAGGATGTTCTTCAGGACCAAATACACTTCAAGTGATATATGATATCATAAATATTGTTGATATCACTACTTGTAACTTGAATCCTAAGCTACCGGTTTTTCAGTTCTTCTTGAATGATCTGTTTGGAAACGATTTCAATACCCTTTTTCAATCACTTTCTCAATTCTTGAAAATTATAGAAGAGAAGAAGACACATAAATTTGGTCCATGTTTTGTTTATGCTGCTCCTGGAACATTTTACAGCAGGCTATTTCCCAACAATTTCTTACACTTGGTTCATTCCTCTTACAGTCTTCATTGGCTTTCTCAG GCACCAAAGGAGTTGGCTAATAAGGAAAATATACATCTAATAAGTACCAGTCCTCCAGAAATGCACAAAGCATATCGTGAAAAATTCCAAAAAGACTTTAAACTATTTCTTAAATTACGTTCACAAGAACTGGTACCTGGAGGTGCCATGTTTCTTACTTTACTTGGAAGGGACAAAACTCCTGTTATGAGAAAAGCTTGGGAGCTAATTAGCACAACACTAAATGACATGGTATTGGAG AATTTGACTGAAGCCGTAAAATTGGAGTCCTTTAATTTACCACTGTATGACTCTACAATAGAGGAAGCTAAAGAAGTAATTGAAGAAGAAGGATCTTTCACTCTTCTAAGGTTGGAATCTGTCACACTGGATTGGGATGCACACATAAATGAAGATATTAATGATGACAATAATGAACTTGATCTAAATATGAGGGCAGAGTTTATAGCTAAATACCATAGAGCTGTTTTAGAGCCTCTTTTGAAAGCACAATTTGGAGAAGAACTCATGGACCAATTATTTCTTAGATTTAAGAATAAGGTTGTTCAATGGTTGATGGAG GTTCCAAAGAAGTTGATTGAAGGAGAAGAGCCAATGTGGGACAACATATATTTAACAAGAACAAGTCCTGTGTCAATGCACAAAGCATATTTGGAGCAATTCCAGAAGAATTGGTACCAAGTGGTGGCATGCTTTTGA